One window of Candidatus Zixiibacteriota bacterium genomic DNA carries:
- a CDS encoding sigma-54 dependent transcriptional regulator, translated as MNSLLQVAVLADRDSFDRSGIKWERLGTLAAELAEIYQLVKEQKIDLIIVGRNRHEVTPSVALRLRRHNGLTEIWQVSDVERVDPPYPHFDGSISVDLDQKGLADKIKQILADGELLKSYGIVSRSPLMKVLARTISRVAPSDISVLIVGPSGSGKELVAKALHADSTRSKNPFVAINCGALAEGILESELFGHEKGAFTGSVGKRDGLFHKAEGGTIFLDEIGETKPDMQVKLLRVLEDGAYYPVGSSSPKRANVRVVAATNRDLTEAISERQFREDLYFRIGVVKIILPPLLNRKQDIQPLLEYFWRDEPDLQCAESALELLGRYDWPGNIRQLKNFALRMAALKPPGLVRAEDVERFLDEQRSTSTHLPVATGRTVEAAGQELMYRAILSLGNEVRTLRDLITSNLPSQNSGYNNHATGMSVETTSTMDGMEKTLIAKSLAETNGNRKEAARRLGIGERTLYRKLTKYNLS; from the coding sequence ATGAATAGCCTTCTTCAAGTAGCAGTTTTAGCCGACCGAGATTCATTTGATCGAAGCGGGATTAAGTGGGAAAGGCTCGGCACACTCGCCGCTGAACTCGCAGAAATATATCAATTGGTCAAAGAACAGAAGATCGATCTCATTATTGTGGGGCGGAATCGGCATGAGGTCACGCCTTCAGTCGCACTGAGACTTCGCAGGCATAACGGCCTAACTGAAATCTGGCAGGTTTCAGATGTCGAAAGAGTCGATCCTCCCTATCCTCATTTCGATGGTTCGATATCTGTGGACCTCGATCAAAAGGGATTGGCAGATAAAATAAAGCAGATTCTCGCCGACGGTGAACTGCTGAAATCATATGGGATAGTATCCCGCTCGCCATTGATGAAGGTTCTTGCGCGGACAATCTCCCGAGTTGCCCCAAGCGATATCTCGGTGCTCATCGTTGGTCCTTCTGGTTCAGGTAAAGAACTTGTCGCCAAAGCACTCCATGCCGACTCAACCCGCTCAAAGAATCCGTTTGTGGCAATCAACTGCGGTGCATTGGCTGAGGGAATTTTAGAATCAGAGCTGTTTGGGCATGAAAAGGGAGCCTTCACAGGTTCGGTCGGAAAACGGGATGGGCTGTTTCATAAGGCTGAAGGTGGCACTATCTTCCTCGATGAAATTGGCGAAACAAAACCGGATATGCAGGTGAAGCTGCTTCGTGTGCTTGAAGACGGCGCGTATTACCCAGTGGGGTCATCCAGTCCCAAACGCGCCAATGTGCGGGTAGTGGCGGCGACAAATCGGGACCTTACGGAAGCAATTTCCGAGCGTCAGTTTCGGGAGGATTTGTACTTTCGTATTGGTGTTGTAAAAATCATTCTGCCGCCTCTGCTTAACCGCAAACAGGATATACAGCCGTTGCTTGAATATTTTTGGCGAGATGAGCCTGATTTGCAGTGCGCCGAGTCTGCTTTGGAATTGCTTGGCCGCTATGATTGGCCCGGTAATATTCGACAGCTGAAAAATTTTGCACTTCGAATGGCGGCCCTGAAACCGCCCGGTCTGGTGAGGGCTGAAGATGTCGAGCGTTTTCTTGATGAACAGCGTTCAACTTCGACACATCTGCCGGTCGCCACAGGCCGGACAGTGGAGGCAGCGGGGCAGGAGTTGATGTACCGGGCTATACTCTCATTGGGTAACGAAGTGCGGACTCTTCGTGATCTGATAACGTCAAATCTGCCCAGCCAAAACTCCGGGTATAACAACCACGCGACGGGTATGAGCGTGGAAACGACATCGACGATGGATGGGATGGAAAAAACGCTTATTGCTAAGTCTTTGGCCGAAACCAATGGGAATCGCAAAGAGGCCGCACGACGACTGGGTATAGGCGAGCGCACGCTCTATAGGAAACTTACCAAGTATAATCTGAGTTGA